The Streptomyces achromogenes genome window below encodes:
- a CDS encoding SRPBCC family protein codes for MARLWELQESIVVDAPRAEVYAALSHLRNMGRWSPECFYVWHRGTTAREGTGFVGFNRKGLLVWFTTCRVTVADAPHEFAFRVSTFGLPVALWGYRLEPEGDGTLVTEYWQDLRSGAGSRVTELLGLLFTGTRPEARAAANRAGMRTTLLRLRQTVTA; via the coding sequence GTGGCACGCCTGTGGGAACTGCAGGAAAGCATCGTCGTCGACGCTCCCCGCGCAGAGGTGTACGCGGCGCTGTCCCATCTGCGGAACATGGGCAGATGGAGCCCGGAATGCTTCTACGTGTGGCATCGCGGCACGACGGCACGCGAAGGAACCGGATTCGTGGGGTTCAACCGCAAGGGCCTTCTCGTGTGGTTCACGACCTGCCGGGTCACCGTGGCCGACGCGCCCCACGAGTTCGCGTTCCGGGTCAGCACCTTCGGCCTGCCCGTGGCCCTGTGGGGCTACCGGCTCGAGCCGGAGGGTGACGGGACCCTCGTCACCGAGTACTGGCAGGACCTGCGGAGCGGGGCCGGTTCGCGCGTCACGGAGCTGCTCGGACTCCTGTTCACCGGCACCCGCCCCGAGGCCCGTGCGGCGGCCAACCGGGCTGGCATGCGCAC
- a CDS encoding helix-turn-helix domain-containing protein has protein sequence MASLNVGNLGDYLREQRRNAQLSLRQLADAAGVSNPYLSQIERGLRKPSAEVLQQVAKALRISAETLYVRAGILDAERDRDEVETRAVILADPTLTEGQKQALLQIYESFRRENGIGSDDGRADGTGLGAHGGDVDPQQSAG, from the coding sequence ATGGCATCGCTCAACGTCGGCAATCTCGGTGACTACCTGCGCGAGCAGCGGCGCAACGCGCAGCTGTCGCTCCGGCAGCTCGCCGACGCCGCCGGGGTGTCCAATCCGTATCTGAGCCAGATCGAGCGCGGGCTGCGCAAGCCGAGCGCGGAGGTGCTGCAGCAGGTCGCCAAGGCCCTGCGGATCTCCGCCGAGACGCTGTACGTGCGGGCCGGCATCCTCGACGCGGAGCGGGACCGGGACGAGGTCGAGACCCGGGCGGTCATCCTCGCCGATCCCACCCTGACCGAGGGCCAGAAGCAGGCGCTGCTCCAGATCTACGAGTCCTTCCGCAGGGAGAACGGGATCGGGAGCGACGACGGCCGCGCGGACGGAACGGGCCTCGGGGCCCACGGAGGCGACGTCGACCCGCAGCAGTCGGCCGGCTGA
- a CDS encoding FAD-dependent oxidoreductase produces MRHRIAVVGGGPGGLTLARVLHRHGHPVTVLERDPAPDARPPGGTLDLHAGLGQLALDKAGLMAEFQELSRSEGQAMRILDTTGTVLRDWRPRPDDRANPEIDRGQLRDLLLGPLDVQWGRGVTQVVPGTGDGVRVHFTDGRQETFDLVVGADGAWSRVRPAVSPVTPHYTGVTTVETSLDDVDTRHPDLARLIGDGSVAVYGVNRSLVAQRNSGGHVKVYAKFRASLDWHTNLDTADAVAVRSSLLALFDGWAAPVLDLLHRGTVFVHRPLHILPVSHTWTHVPGVTLLGDAAHLMPPLGAGANLAMLEGAELAESIAAGPEDLDDAVRAFEERMWERAGRWAKITTAGLERLVSPDPAEALAFFDQVQPS; encoded by the coding sequence ATGAGACATCGCATCGCAGTGGTCGGCGGGGGTCCCGGCGGCCTCACCCTCGCCCGCGTCCTGCACCGCCATGGTCACCCGGTCACCGTCCTCGAACGCGACCCCGCCCCCGACGCCCGCCCCCCGGGCGGCACGCTGGACCTGCACGCAGGGCTGGGCCAGCTCGCATTGGACAAGGCGGGGCTGATGGCGGAGTTCCAGGAGCTGTCCCGTTCCGAGGGGCAGGCCATGCGCATCCTGGACACGACCGGGACCGTCCTGCGCGACTGGCGACCCCGTCCGGACGACCGGGCCAACCCCGAGATCGACCGCGGGCAACTCCGTGACCTGCTGCTCGGCCCGCTCGACGTCCAGTGGGGGCGGGGCGTGACGCAGGTGGTGCCAGGGACCGGGGACGGCGTACGGGTCCATTTCACGGACGGGCGACAGGAGACGTTCGACCTCGTGGTCGGCGCTGACGGCGCCTGGTCCCGAGTCCGCCCGGCGGTCTCGCCGGTGACGCCGCACTACACCGGCGTCACCACGGTCGAGACCTCCCTCGACGACGTCGACACCCGGCATCCCGACCTCGCCCGGCTGATCGGCGACGGTTCCGTGGCCGTGTACGGCGTGAACCGCTCCCTCGTCGCCCAGCGCAACAGCGGCGGCCACGTCAAGGTGTACGCCAAGTTCCGCGCGTCGCTGGACTGGCACACGAACCTGGACACGGCCGACGCCGTGGCCGTGCGCTCGAGCCTGCTGGCCCTGTTCGACGGCTGGGCCGCTCCCGTCCTCGACCTCCTCCACCGCGGCACCGTGTTCGTCCACCGCCCCCTTCACATCCTGCCCGTGTCCCACACCTGGACCCATGTCCCCGGGGTGACGCTGCTGGGCGACGCCGCCCACCTGATGCCGCCGTTGGGGGCGGGCGCGAACCTCGCGATGCTGGAAGGCGCCGAACTCGCGGAGTCCATCGCCGCCGGCCCCGAGGATCTGGACGACGCCGTCCGCGCCTTCGAGGAACGGATGTGGGAGCGGGCCGGAAGGTGGGCGAAGATCACGACGGCAGGCCTGGAGCGCCTCGTGAGCCCGGACCCCGCCGAAGCCCTCGCCTTCTTCGACCAGGTCCAGCCATCCTGA
- a CDS encoding TetR/AcrR family transcriptional regulator, translating into MTVWDRPEPPTRPVPLDRERIVAAAVALADAGGLEAVSLRKVAARLNAGPMRLYGYISTKEELFDLMVDEVQAEILPEEKPGDWRETLRVLAHRTRRAALRHEWLADLLGGRPALGPNGLAVTEATLAALDGLADVDTVMRAVETVSAYFTGAIRREIANLRAERATGLSKRDWQRASGPHVTRMLATGRFPALAKAVHDGTDMDAEATFATGLDWVLDAVAAKLARPPA; encoded by the coding sequence ATGACTGTGTGGGACCGGCCGGAGCCGCCGACTCGACCCGTGCCGCTCGACCGGGAGCGGATCGTCGCCGCCGCCGTCGCGCTGGCCGACGCGGGCGGCCTGGAGGCGGTGTCCCTCCGCAAGGTCGCCGCCCGGCTGAACGCCGGCCCGATGCGGCTGTACGGATACATCTCCACCAAGGAGGAGTTGTTCGACCTCATGGTGGACGAGGTCCAGGCCGAGATCCTCCCCGAGGAGAAGCCCGGCGACTGGCGGGAGACACTGCGCGTCCTCGCTCACCGCACCAGGCGGGCCGCTCTCCGTCACGAATGGCTGGCCGACCTGCTCGGCGGCCGCCCGGCCCTGGGCCCGAACGGCCTCGCCGTGACCGAGGCCACGCTGGCCGCCCTCGACGGCCTCGCCGACGTCGACACCGTCATGCGGGCGGTGGAGACCGTCAGCGCCTACTTCACCGGCGCGATCAGGCGCGAGATCGCGAACCTGCGGGCCGAGCGTGCCACGGGCCTGTCCAAGCGCGACTGGCAGCGCGCCTCCGGGCCGCATGTCACGAGAATGCTGGCCACAGGCCGCTTCCCGGCGCTGGCCAAGGCCGTGCACGACGGCACGGACATGGACGCCGAGGCAACGTTCGCGACCGGCCTGGACTGGGTTCTCGACGCCGTGGCCGCCAAACTCGCCCGGCCGCCGGCGTGA